A genomic region of Colletes latitarsis isolate SP2378_abdomen chromosome 7, iyColLati1, whole genome shotgun sequence contains the following coding sequences:
- the Usp20-33 gene encoding ubiquitin specific protease 20/33 isoform X2 — protein MPLISRNCPHIVNRGDLAFIETVLSQKVGFAKCSECNTGGLNLWLCLFPDCRWIGCAETHLDHSTVHNQKFPTHCAHMNLSTNRIWCYACKREVITRHIPSPPLSPTQVDIKTQSNKFSGDAPGNVDCKTDDLNRLILDKFYGELINRVNYEKDGMTNEKSGDSPDSTDSDESKDLSGKPRGLVGLQNIGNTCYMNAALQALSNVLPLTQFFLDCGHLVSYMCKDRKPGLSLSYLNLIRDMWNRRTRGYVVPHGILSGIRTVHPMFRGYHQHDTQEFLRCFMDQLHEELKEHSEDDHDSALRLKGLGEQSSDEDETEIDGNGSSQSDAEYETCDSGVSEQSSLSDEGERGTKRRYSRVSQSEKLRSKFTNRSIKKTTVDQPFSQPQRSTQNSPIKYKTKKQTKTRSIISDIFDGKLLSSVQCLTCDRISTRVETFQDLSLPIPSRDHIDMLHQGSLTPQIAGPCSDVVYVTNQSGWLSWFLQWMRSWFWGPVVSLHDCLSAFFSADELKGDNMYSCEKCNKLRNGIKFSKVLELPEVLCVHLKRFRHELMFSSKIANYVSFPLEGLDMRPYLHKECVSKVTMYDLISVICHHGTAGGGHYTCYALNPIVNKWFEFDDQCVTEVSPETVKHCEAYVLFYKKWSPEMLQLRDKSMELMEISSGQLSDLNFFVSRQWINRFNTFSEPGPIDNSDFLCPHSGINSVKAQFVDKVSMPIPQAVWEYLYNIFGGGPACTHLYECPICEEKYESLQKRRQYEMEVFQRLNHNADNPTAIYGLAMAWLRQWQSFVRGKETEPPGPIDNNSIIVNKNGQNILKVGSDYGQIPEELWQFFLQTYDGGPELMLHSCQRPVSAQSNVLHSTSNSNLDQNFKFSRTETKSNKLCMTRSFETISQQDSAIESLTSDSDSHQTQRDIKLGNRLAGHLVWYLMMGESVGWQWDSCGSR, from the exons ATGCCTCTCATATCGAGGAATTGTCCTCACATCGTCAATCGTGGTGATCTCGCATTTATCGAGACTGTTCTGTCTCAAAAGGTAGGATTTGCAAAATGTAGCGAATGTAATACTGGTGGGCTTAATTTATGGCTATGCTTGTTTCCTGATTGCCGTTGGATCGGATGTGCGGAGACACACTTAGATCATAGTACTGTACACAACCAAAAATTTCCAACTCATTGTGCTCATATGAATCTTTCAACGAATCGTATATGGTGTTATGCATGTAAAAGAGAAGTTATAACTAGGCATATACCATCGCCGCCATTGTCACCCACACAGGTGGATATTAAAACACAAAGTAATAAATTTTCTGGTGATGCACCTGGTAATGTGGATTGCAAAACGGATGATCTTAATAGACTCATATTGGATAA GTTCTATGGTGAACTTATAAATCGAGTTAATTATGAAAAAGATGGCATGACTAATGAAAAGTCTGGAGATTCACCAGACAGTACAGATTCAGATGAAAGTAAAGATCTCTCTGGGAAACCAAGAGGACTTGTTGGTCTTCAAAATATTGGCAATACATGCTACATGAATGCTGCACTACAAGCTTTATCAAATGTACTTCCTTTGACTCaattctttctggattgtggtCATTTGGTTAGCTATATGTGCAAAGATAGGAAACCTGGTCTAAGCTTAAGTTACCTAAATCTTATTCGAGACATGTGGAATAGGAGGACAAGAGGATATGTTGTACCACATGGAATATTATCTGGGATTCGGACAGTTCATCCaatgtttagaggatatcatCAGCATGATACTCAAGAATTTTTGAGGTGTTTTATGGATCAGTTGCATGAAGAATTGAAAGAACATAGTGAAGATGATCATGATAGTGCATTAAGATTAAAGGGACTTGGGGAACAGTCATCAGATGAGGATGAAACTGAAATTGATGGAAATGGTTCTAGCCAGTCTGATGCTGAATATGAAACCTGTGATTCTGGAGTAAGCGAACAGAGTTCCCTTAGCGACGAAGGCGAACGTGGTACAAAAAGAAGGTATTCCCGGGTGTCTCAGTCGGAAAAGCTGAGAAGTAAATTTACAAATAGAAGTATAAAAAAAACAACTGTTGATCAACCATTCTCTCAACCACAAAGGTCAACACAAAACTCACCAATCAAATACAAAACCAAAAAACAAACGAAAACTCGAAGTATCATTAGTGATATATTCGATGGTAAACTTTTAAGTAGTGTACAATGTCTTACTTGTGATAGAATTTCGACAAGAGTAGAAACTTTTCAAGATTTATCATTGCCCATTCCAAGCAGAGATCACATTGATATGTTGCATCAAGGATCTCTCACTCCACAAATAGCAGGACCATGTTCAGATGTTGTATATGTAACAAATCAGTCTGGCTGGCTTTCTTGGTTTTTGCAATGGATGAGATCTTGGTTCTGGGGGCCAGTTGTTAGTCTTCATGACTGCCTTTCTGCATTTTTTAGCGCGGATGAACTTAAAGGGGATAATATGTACAGTTGTGAAAAGTGTAATAAGCTGCGCAATGGTATTAAATTTTCCAAAGTGTTGGAACTGCCAGAAGTACTATGTGTTCACTTGAAAAGGTTTCGTCACGAATTGATGTTTAGTTCAAAAATAGCAAATTATGTTTCATTCCCATTAGAAGGACTAGATATGCGACCATACTTGCACAAAGAATGCGTTTCTAAAGTAACCATGTACGATTTGATATCGGTAATTTGTCATCATGGAACGGCTGGTGGTGGTCATTATACCTGTTACGCATTAAATCCTATAGTTAATAAATGGTTTGAGTTCGACGATCAGTGCGTTACAGAAGTATCGCCGGAAACTGTAAAGCACTGCGAGGCTTATGTATTATTCTACAAGAAATGGTCGCCAGAAATGTTACAGTTACGCGATAAAAGTATGGAGTTGATGGAAATCTCATCTGGACAGTTATCCGATTTAAATTTCTTCGTGTCACGGCAATGGATAAATCGGTTTAACACATTCTCGGAACCAGGACCCATAGACAACTCCGATTTTCTTTGTCCACATAGCGGTATTAATTCTGTTAAAGCACAATTTGTAGATAAAGTTAGTATGCCCATTCCACAAGCAGTTTGggaatatttatataatat ATTTGGAGGGGGTCCAGCATGTACACATTTATACGAATGTCCGATTTGTGAAGAGAAGTATGAATCGCTACAGAAAAGAAGGCAATACGAAATGGAAGTATTTCAAAGGTTAAATCACAATGCTGATAATCCTACTGCTATTTATGGATTAGCTATGGCTTGGTTACGACAATGGCAAAGTTTTGTAAGGGGTAAAGAGACTGAACCACCTGGACCTATTGATAATAATTCTATTATAGTAAATAAAAATGGACAGAACATCCTTAAAGTGG gtTCGGATtatggacaaataccagaagaACTCTGGCAGTTTTTCTTACAAACGTATGACGGAGGACCAGAATTAATGTTGCATTCATGTCAAAGACCTGTTTCTGCTCAATCAAACGTGTTACATTCCACTTCAAATTCAAATCTAGATCAGAATTTCAAATTCAGTCGCACAGAGACTAAATCCAATAAACTGTGTATGACCAGGAGTTTTGAAACAATTTCACAACAAGACAGTGCTATTGAAAGTTTAACTTCAGATAGTGATTCCCATCAAACGCAAAGGGATATCA AATTGGGAAATAGGCTCGCTGGGCAcctagtgtggtacctgatgaTGGGAGAATCGGTTGGCTGGCAATGGGACTCTTGTGGCTCTCGATGA
- the Usp20-33 gene encoding ubiquitin specific protease 20/33 isoform X1, with the protein MPLISRNCPHIVNRGDLAFIETVLSQKVGFAKCSECNTGGLNLWLCLFPDCRWIGCAETHLDHSTVHNQKFPTHCAHMNLSTNRIWCYACKREVITRHIPSPPLSPTQVDIKTQSNKFSGDAPGNVDCKTDDLNRLILDKFYGELINRVNYEKDGMTNEKSGDSPDSTDSDESKDLSGKPRGLVGLQNIGNTCYMNAALQALSNVLPLTQFFLDCGHLVSYMCKDRKPGLSLSYLNLIRDMWNRRTRGYVVPHGILSGIRTVHPMFRGYHQHDTQEFLRCFMDQLHEELKEHSEDDHDSALRLKGLGEQSSDEDETEIDGNGSSQSDAEYETCDSGVSEQSSLSDEGERGTKRRYSRVSQSEKLRSKFTNRSIKKTTVDQPFSQPQRSTQNSPIKYKTKKQTKTRSIISDIFDGKLLSSVQCLTCDRISTRVETFQDLSLPIPSRDHIDMLHQGSLTPQIAGPCSDVVYVTNQSGWLSWFLQWMRSWFWGPVVSLHDCLSAFFSADELKGDNMYSCEKCNKLRNGIKFSKVLELPEVLCVHLKRFRHELMFSSKIANYVSFPLEGLDMRPYLHKECVSKVTMYDLISVICHHGTAGGGHYTCYALNPIVNKWFEFDDQCVTEVSPETVKHCEAYVLFYKKWSPEMLQLRDKSMELMEISSGQLSDLNFFVSRQWINRFNTFSEPGPIDNSDFLCPHSGINSVKAQFVDKVSMPIPQAVWEYLYNIFGGGPACTHLYECPICEEKYESLQKRRQYEMEVFQRLNHNADNPTAIYGLAMAWLRQWQSFVRGKETEPPGPIDNNSIIVNKNGQNILKVGSDYGQIPEELWQFFLQTYDGGPELMLHSCQRPVSAQSNVLHSTSNSNLDQNFKFSRTETKSNKLCMTRSFETISQQDSAIESLTSDSDSHQTQRDIIQRCRTGGLRTSCGSFPHFPVPLKRRKITPCMPTVQNWEIGSLGT; encoded by the exons ATGCCTCTCATATCGAGGAATTGTCCTCACATCGTCAATCGTGGTGATCTCGCATTTATCGAGACTGTTCTGTCTCAAAAGGTAGGATTTGCAAAATGTAGCGAATGTAATACTGGTGGGCTTAATTTATGGCTATGCTTGTTTCCTGATTGCCGTTGGATCGGATGTGCGGAGACACACTTAGATCATAGTACTGTACACAACCAAAAATTTCCAACTCATTGTGCTCATATGAATCTTTCAACGAATCGTATATGGTGTTATGCATGTAAAAGAGAAGTTATAACTAGGCATATACCATCGCCGCCATTGTCACCCACACAGGTGGATATTAAAACACAAAGTAATAAATTTTCTGGTGATGCACCTGGTAATGTGGATTGCAAAACGGATGATCTTAATAGACTCATATTGGATAA GTTCTATGGTGAACTTATAAATCGAGTTAATTATGAAAAAGATGGCATGACTAATGAAAAGTCTGGAGATTCACCAGACAGTACAGATTCAGATGAAAGTAAAGATCTCTCTGGGAAACCAAGAGGACTTGTTGGTCTTCAAAATATTGGCAATACATGCTACATGAATGCTGCACTACAAGCTTTATCAAATGTACTTCCTTTGACTCaattctttctggattgtggtCATTTGGTTAGCTATATGTGCAAAGATAGGAAACCTGGTCTAAGCTTAAGTTACCTAAATCTTATTCGAGACATGTGGAATAGGAGGACAAGAGGATATGTTGTACCACATGGAATATTATCTGGGATTCGGACAGTTCATCCaatgtttagaggatatcatCAGCATGATACTCAAGAATTTTTGAGGTGTTTTATGGATCAGTTGCATGAAGAATTGAAAGAACATAGTGAAGATGATCATGATAGTGCATTAAGATTAAAGGGACTTGGGGAACAGTCATCAGATGAGGATGAAACTGAAATTGATGGAAATGGTTCTAGCCAGTCTGATGCTGAATATGAAACCTGTGATTCTGGAGTAAGCGAACAGAGTTCCCTTAGCGACGAAGGCGAACGTGGTACAAAAAGAAGGTATTCCCGGGTGTCTCAGTCGGAAAAGCTGAGAAGTAAATTTACAAATAGAAGTATAAAAAAAACAACTGTTGATCAACCATTCTCTCAACCACAAAGGTCAACACAAAACTCACCAATCAAATACAAAACCAAAAAACAAACGAAAACTCGAAGTATCATTAGTGATATATTCGATGGTAAACTTTTAAGTAGTGTACAATGTCTTACTTGTGATAGAATTTCGACAAGAGTAGAAACTTTTCAAGATTTATCATTGCCCATTCCAAGCAGAGATCACATTGATATGTTGCATCAAGGATCTCTCACTCCACAAATAGCAGGACCATGTTCAGATGTTGTATATGTAACAAATCAGTCTGGCTGGCTTTCTTGGTTTTTGCAATGGATGAGATCTTGGTTCTGGGGGCCAGTTGTTAGTCTTCATGACTGCCTTTCTGCATTTTTTAGCGCGGATGAACTTAAAGGGGATAATATGTACAGTTGTGAAAAGTGTAATAAGCTGCGCAATGGTATTAAATTTTCCAAAGTGTTGGAACTGCCAGAAGTACTATGTGTTCACTTGAAAAGGTTTCGTCACGAATTGATGTTTAGTTCAAAAATAGCAAATTATGTTTCATTCCCATTAGAAGGACTAGATATGCGACCATACTTGCACAAAGAATGCGTTTCTAAAGTAACCATGTACGATTTGATATCGGTAATTTGTCATCATGGAACGGCTGGTGGTGGTCATTATACCTGTTACGCATTAAATCCTATAGTTAATAAATGGTTTGAGTTCGACGATCAGTGCGTTACAGAAGTATCGCCGGAAACTGTAAAGCACTGCGAGGCTTATGTATTATTCTACAAGAAATGGTCGCCAGAAATGTTACAGTTACGCGATAAAAGTATGGAGTTGATGGAAATCTCATCTGGACAGTTATCCGATTTAAATTTCTTCGTGTCACGGCAATGGATAAATCGGTTTAACACATTCTCGGAACCAGGACCCATAGACAACTCCGATTTTCTTTGTCCACATAGCGGTATTAATTCTGTTAAAGCACAATTTGTAGATAAAGTTAGTATGCCCATTCCACAAGCAGTTTGggaatatttatataatat ATTTGGAGGGGGTCCAGCATGTACACATTTATACGAATGTCCGATTTGTGAAGAGAAGTATGAATCGCTACAGAAAAGAAGGCAATACGAAATGGAAGTATTTCAAAGGTTAAATCACAATGCTGATAATCCTACTGCTATTTATGGATTAGCTATGGCTTGGTTACGACAATGGCAAAGTTTTGTAAGGGGTAAAGAGACTGAACCACCTGGACCTATTGATAATAATTCTATTATAGTAAATAAAAATGGACAGAACATCCTTAAAGTGG gtTCGGATtatggacaaataccagaagaACTCTGGCAGTTTTTCTTACAAACGTATGACGGAGGACCAGAATTAATGTTGCATTCATGTCAAAGACCTGTTTCTGCTCAATCAAACGTGTTACATTCCACTTCAAATTCAAATCTAGATCAGAATTTCAAATTCAGTCGCACAGAGACTAAATCCAATAAACTGTGTATGACCAGGAGTTTTGAAACAATTTCACAACAAGACAGTGCTATTGAAAGTTTAACTTCAGATAGTGATTCCCATCAAACGCAAAGGGATATCA taCAGAGGTGCCGAACTGGCGGCTTGCGAACCAGTTGTGGCTCCTTCCCCCACTTTCCCGTTCCGCTTAAACGCAGAAAAATTACCCCCTGTATGCCTACTGTGCAGAATTGGGAAATAGGCTCGCTGGGCAcctag
- the Eif2alpha gene encoding eukaryotic translation initiation factor 2 subunit alpha — MVLSCRFYKEKYPEVEDVVMVNVRSIAEMGAYVHLLEYNNIEGMILLSELSRRRIRSINKLIRVGKTEPVVVIRVDKEKGYIDLSKRRVSAEDVEKCTERYAKAKAVNSILRHVAELLHFDSDDQLEKLYQKTAWHFEEKYKKQKASAYDFFKQSVSDPSILAECGLDERTKEVLLNNIKRKLTSQAVKIRADVEVACYGYEGIDAVKAALKTGLALSTDELPIKINLIAPPLYVMTTSTPEKQDGLKALSDAIDVIQSKITSLGGVFNVQMAPKVVTATDEAELAKQMERAELENAEVAGDDDEEEEGMDGFSDGEEDKKSGTESQGEE, encoded by the exons ATGGTACTGTCGTGTCGGTTTTATAAAGAAAAATATCCAGAAGTGGAAGATGTAGTGATGGTAAATGTACGTAGTATAGCTGAAATGGGAGCATATGTACATTTAttagaatataataatattgaaGGTATGATTCTTCTATCTGAATTGTCTAGAAGACGTATTAGATCTATCAACAAACTTATTAGGGTAGGGAAAACTGAGCCAGTTGTTGTTATACGAGTTGACAAAGAAAAAG GTTATATCGATCTTAGCAAACGTCGTGTATCAGCTGAAGATGTAGAAAAATGTACAGAGAGGTACGCAAAAGCTAAAGCTGTTAATTCAATTTTAAGACATGTTGCAGAATTATTGCATTTTGATAGTGATGAtcaactagaaaaattatatcaaAAAACTGCATggcattttgaagaaaaatataaaaaacagaAAGCATCCGCGTATGATTTTTTTAAGCAATCTGTTTC GGATCCATCTATTCTAGCTGAGTGTGGTCTTGATGAACGTACAAAGGAGgtgttattaaacaatattaaacGAAAATTGACTTCTCAAGCAGTTAAAATTCGAGCAGATGTAGAAGTAGCTTGTTATGGATATGAAGGAATTGATGCAGTAAAAGCTGCTTTAAAAACTGGTTTGGCTCTTTCTACAGACGAACTTCCAATTAAAATCAATTTAATTGCACCACCATTATATG TCATGACAACGTCTACACCAGAAAAACAAGATGGCTTAAAAGCTTTGAGTGATGCAATCGATGTTATACAAAGTAAAATAACATCGCTCGGAGGTGTATTTAACGTGCAAATGGCT CCGAAAGTCGTTACTGCAACTGATGAAGCAGAATTAGCAAAACAAATGGAACGAGCTGAACTTGAAAATGCAGAAGTTGCTGGTGATGATgatgaagaagaagaaggaaTGGATGGTTTTAGTGATGGAGAAGAAGATAAGAAATCTGGAACAGAATCCCAAGGAGAAGAGTAA
- the Rps20 gene encoding ribosomal protein S20: protein MASTKTDNPEKPGQEVTPIHRIRITLTSRNVRSLEKVCSELICGANKQKLKVKGPVRMPTKILRITTRKTPCGEGSKTWDRFQMRIHKRVIDLYSPSEIVKQITSISIEPGVEVEVTIANE from the exons ATG GCGAGTACAAAAACTGATAACCCTGAAAAACCAGGACAAGAAGTAACTCCTATTCACAGAATTAGGATTACACTTACTTCACGGAATGTACGCTCCCTTGAGAAAG TTTGTTCTGAGTTAATCTGTGGAGCAAACAAACAGAAACTTAAAGTGAAAGGGCCAGTTCGCATGCCTACAAAGATTTTAAGGATCACCACACGTAAAACACCTTGTGGAGAAGGATCAAAAACTTGGGATCGTTTCCAGATGCGTATCCACAAGAGAGTAATTGATTTATATTCACCATCAGAAATTGTTAAACAAATTACAAGCatttctattgaacctggtgtaGAAGTGGAAGTCACAATTGCTAATGAATAA